A window of the Kosakonia sp. BYX6 genome harbors these coding sequences:
- a CDS encoding helix-turn-helix domain-containing protein — MSKMNSTVFDAFRCLNLLATGSRAFGIREIGRELSLDSAKVTRLMQTLLALEMVQQDAKRKYRLGMGIHRLSASAIHNSAFYTAVLEMLEETGSHNVSIVIGVLSGSHVVYLLHTRGGKSIARAIGNYESWPIRDSVIGIKLLSTMSDEEIVERIGIHDYHLLQKEIEQARQHQVFGNAWAPGDYRLACIIPGMQAAIALSNIGGDKVDIDSLRQFLVSAARKISGESFPAVQ; from the coding sequence ATGAGCAAAATGAACAGCACCGTCTTTGACGCGTTTCGTTGCCTGAATTTACTGGCAACCGGCAGCCGCGCGTTTGGCATTCGCGAGATTGGCCGTGAGCTGTCGCTGGACTCCGCCAAAGTGACGCGTCTGATGCAAACATTGCTGGCGCTGGAGATGGTGCAGCAGGACGCGAAACGCAAATACCGTCTCGGCATGGGCATTCACCGTTTATCGGCGAGCGCCATCCACAACTCGGCTTTTTACACCGCAGTACTGGAGATGCTGGAAGAAACCGGCAGCCACAATGTCTCTATCGTGATTGGCGTGCTGAGTGGCAGCCATGTGGTGTATTTGCTGCACACGCGCGGCGGGAAAAGCATTGCGCGTGCGATTGGCAACTATGAATCCTGGCCGATTCGCGACTCGGTAATTGGCATCAAACTGCTGTCGACCATGAGCGATGAGGAGATCGTCGAGCGCATTGGCATCCACGATTACCATTTGCTGCAAAAAGAGATTGAACAGGCGCGCCAGCACCAGGTGTTTGGCAACGCGTGGGCGCCTGGCGATTACCGGCTGGCCTGTATTATTCCGGGGATGCAGGCGGCGATTGCCTTGTCCAATATCGGCGGTGACAAAGTGGATATCGACAGCCTGCGCCAGTTTCTGGTGTCGGCGGCGCGCAAAATCAGCGGGGAGTCATTCCCCGCGGTTCAATAA
- a CDS encoding 2-dehydro-3-deoxyphosphogluconate aldolase, translated as MKESNQIVAILRGITPPECIEHIACLRDHGINSVEITTNSPEWATSLTRVREVFGDAIHLGAGTVLTPQHVVTCANAGAGFILTPNLDERVVVAAKQQGLQVCAGVFTSSEIFRACELGVDVLKIFPASALPLNYPQMIKGPLSQSVLFSAVGGVDCDNAADYLRYYDSVGIGSSLYRPGQRVATTALHCQQLLNRGE; from the coding sequence GTGAAAGAGAGTAACCAGATTGTGGCGATCCTGCGCGGCATCACGCCACCAGAATGTATCGAGCATATCGCCTGCCTGCGCGACCACGGCATCAACAGCGTGGAGATCACCACTAATTCGCCGGAGTGGGCCACCAGCCTCACCCGCGTGCGCGAGGTGTTTGGCGACGCTATTCATCTTGGCGCGGGCACGGTGTTGACGCCGCAACACGTTGTCACCTGCGCCAATGCGGGCGCGGGGTTTATCCTGACGCCCAATCTCGATGAACGCGTGGTCGTTGCCGCAAAACAGCAGGGTTTGCAAGTGTGCGCAGGGGTGTTTACCAGTAGCGAAATTTTTCGCGCCTGCGAATTGGGGGTGGACGTGCTGAAGATCTTCCCGGCCAGTGCGCTGCCGCTGAACTACCCGCAGATGATCAAAGGTCCGTTATCACAAAGTGTGCTGTTTTCTGCCGTCGGCGGTGTCGATTGTGACAATGCGGCAGATTATTTGCGCTATTACGACAGCGTTGGCATCGGTTCATCGCTTTATCGGCCAGGGCAACGCGTCGCCACCACCGCCCTGCACTGCCAGCAGTTATTGAACCGCGGGGAATGA